In Dryobates pubescens isolate bDryPub1 chromosome 6, bDryPub1.pri, whole genome shotgun sequence, a genomic segment contains:
- the SF3B5 gene encoding splicing factor 3B subunit 5: MTDRYTIHSQLEHLQSKYIGTGHADTTKWEWLVNQHRDSYCSYMGHFDLLNYFAIAENESKARVRFNLMEKMLQPCGPPADKPDES, encoded by the coding sequence ATGACGGATCGCTACACCatccacagccagctggagcaCCTGCAGTCCAAGTACATCGGGACGGGCCACGCCGACACCACCAAGTGGGAGTGGTTGGTGAACCAGCACAGGGACTCATACTGCTCCTACATGGGCCACTTCGACCTGCTCAACTACTTCGCCATCGCCGAGAACGAGAGCAAGGCGCGCGTCCGCTTCAACCTCATGGAGaagatgctgcagccctgcggGCCTCCCGCCGACAAACCCGACGAGTCCTAG